ACATGGTTGAAAACTGATCATTTTCTTCGAGGTTTGGTTCATGTTTGGCAGTAGTCTCTGTACTGATCCTTCGAATTTCGTTCTTGCTTTCGTCAATCACTACCCGTCTCGCTTTCTCGGACTTAACTCGACGATAGGCCGTTCTTGAATGAATCTTGTGATCAGCTTTCGGAGTAAGGACCTCATGCGGCCTCTTTTCTTGCCAATCTTCATCATGATGAACATGATCATGCTTTTCCGAATGATCTGTATTGGTCACAACCGCATGCGGAATATTACTTTCTGGGAACGAATCGCTTTCCTgagttattattttcttttcatgccaAACGACAACCTCTCTCGATCTGATCTCGGGACGATTGGTTTCTTTATAAACAACTTCCGGGTACTGTGAAACCAAGGATGAAACACTAGTTTTCACTTTGCTAGGCATATTCATGATGTACTCGTCCGCGTAAAGACCTTGTTCCTCTTTGGATGAAGAGAAAGCACCATAGTCAGCAGCAATGATGAGGATGAGAGTGTTGGTAATGAAGAACCAAAACTTGGTGGTATTGAAGAGAGTGGAAGGAGACAAATTGAAGATATAAAATACAGAAATGTAAACAAAAGTGGAGAGAAGAAAGGCAAAGAATGACATTCCCTTAGCTTTTTGAGGATATGATGATGATCCTTTGGAAGAGTTATAGAATGAATGATCTCCCACTACATTTGGTGCTGGTTTGGTCATGTTTAAGGAAATAAGGAAAAGGGTTGAAGTTGATGAGAGGATCGAGTACTTGTGGGGGCCGGGTAGTGGGGCTTTGTAGCTCTTGCAGATCCTTTTAAAAGGTATAGGAGTTCCACATGACGAAGAgggattcatatatatattgggttAATCAAGAGGCTAATAATTGAACTAGACAAATTGCAATTTCCCCCAAGCTTcttatttattcttaattaattaacactATTTACCATTTGGCATTTACCAAACATTTTCTAGGATTTTGGCCCTAATTTGGCCGGGTACGTACatgattatatttaaaaataatttcattttaaagtCTTTACATGCACTACACACTATTCatttatcataatttaatttgaaaaataaattttaaaatttaaatcctataaatcaaatgaaaaatgataaattatatattggtGTGTAgtgtagaaaataataaataatatttttaaaatcaaattatgacacgtaaattatatatagtgtaaaaGCCTTCAAATAATATACTTTTTATCA
This genomic interval from Juglans regia cultivar Chandler chromosome 3, Walnut 2.0, whole genome shotgun sequence contains the following:
- the LOC108983265 gene encoding uncharacterized protein LOC108983265, producing MTKPAPNVVGDHSFYNSSKGSSSYPQKAKGMSFFAFLLSTFVYISVFYIFNLSPSTLFNTTKFWFFITNTLILIIAADYGAFSSSKEEQGLYADEYIMNMPSKVKTSVSSLVSQYPEVVYKETNRPEIRSREVVVWHEKKIITQESDSFPESNIPHAVVTNTDHSEKHDHVHHDEDWQEKRPHEVLTPKADHKIHSRTAYRRVKSEKARRVVIDESKNEIRRISTETTAKHEPNLEENDQFSTMSDEELNRRVEEFIQWFNRQIRLQATRKYSGEI